The following are encoded together in the Plasmodium knowlesi strain H genome assembly, chromosome: 8 genome:
- a CDS encoding CLP1 P-loop domain-containing protein, putative yields the protein MCGCKDDLKCLMHFEYNLIESYDTVKKIREDHEYTLVHTKRSDEERRKKKIYLLGLNYDECIFLRGNFRFRLLKGIGKFNGQVMKPSERYTNVRIPDFYPLFKFVALNGSNVKYDDNRFVFSARSCYLGCCDCFDCCEREEVKVIDTEITQRRKDITDSKDNKEPDGESTTCAPKCGKNLCLNECSNKILQNYLYGLNILKRDNGKRKEFYEYVVNADKHDVSTLASVHMMDTISRKDFWEKYPIVIAFEKKKDFLYNLANRNCGKKVNLSNCEKNNNPYIDTYQVSYVLREFMRYIQIGKKYHMRDILARAGGDGKSHYRIGNEGNDKQDDFRDDKRGDHLSISHEGEDKVVEEEVCELQEELERNPNANEYEQEIRELPEFVRSTKYECWELYKRNRINSRIHQFDYPYYKRERDTSNIFSIMVMGDKGKGKSLLTMNLVNNLLNFFEEVYLVDIDVGQPIIGISGFLSIYKIKCPLNNYNFFQKKSKCIKKIFFGGCSIEENIPYYIECLEYLYFYLFYIYFEKKKKRRRVSHRMNEYCYPVVINTFGWVRNIGLLLLNLNIHLSYCNFIVQIDSLKCDEKVKSKLNREELVSYLFNDFLLIKLGRRNDMYTILNLNNENVSVISEPHSLFNVISEYSNLKENNFLFHKFDMSFEREKIINNKTYHDRSDTNFKERECEAHMRDINKVNVNTCPQGSCDFKGNGHPRYSNKEVPDIEKQKRIENQSGIKNYDISFGSEEKYDYLKKKMKFFFGWNCVRVINFVSYEKILSHDNMHGLLKKSEDCSIQARRLRWFRIFSYFFYKFNKIIFYSYSPSFGDALRDRYGHSRCNSHRTSSAGEMKEQATLHQEGDPRGDNGTAMDKGFLTGKELSTNDNPLEGVCHDKIKYTVSECEVGQTNLTTKECSTQIYKPPQSNGPLFNCAIFNLKNIKLSSLVFNRYYFNLFPHGYFNASRFFFNNVICLCKDVNVASSASRSKRKWGGNHGELMGSYEMGERREDDVEGNRVDYYIDRLYINANFKNANSFIKEEYFRENNVQLVPLRENFTCLLTAYVKLIDNFRLIIYLPFWFREFDLLSSVDTFVVGTQLAPRYMDDMINEYLFYYDVITEKGDEMMDGNQMGNPTEVGPAC from the coding sequence ATGTGCGGTTGCAAGGACGATCTGAAGTGCCTTATGCACTTTGAGTACAACCTAATTGAGTCCTACGATACGGTAAAAAAGATTAGGGAGGATCATGAGTACACGCTCGTACACACGAAAAGGAGCGATGAAGAAAGACGCAAAAAGAAGATATACCTGTTGGGGTTAAATTATGATGAATGCATTTTCCTGCGTGGGAACTTCCGTTTTCGGCTTTTAAAGGGGATAGGGAAATTCAATGGACAGGTAATGAAGCCATCAGAGAGATATACAAATGTGCGCATACCCGACTTTTACCCCCTCTTCAAATTTGTGGCTCTGAATGGAAGTAACGTTAAATATGATGACAACCGATTTGTCTTTTCTGCAAGGAGTTGTTATTTGGGTTGTTGCGATTGTTTTGATTGTTGTGAGCGGGAAGAAGTGAAGGTAATCGATACGGAAATAacgcaaaggagaaaagataTAACTGATTCGAAGGACAATAAGGAACCTGATGGGGAGTCCACTACGTGTGCCCCGAAATGCGGAAAAAATTTGTGCCTGAACGAATGTAGTAATAAGATATtgcaaaattatttatatggattgaatattttaaaaagagacAATGGTAAGAGGAAAGAATTCTACGAATATGTGGTGAACGCGGATAAACATGATGTTAGCACTCTAGCGAGTGTGCACATGATGGATACCATAAGCAGAAAAGATTTTTGGGAAAAGTATCCTATCGTTAttgcttttgaaaaaaagaaagattttCTTTACAATTTAGCTAATAGAAATTGTGGGAAGAAGGTGAACTTGTCAAACTgcgagaaaaataataacccGTATATTGACACATACCAGGTATCCTACGTTCTGAGGGAGTTTATGAGATACATACAGATCGGGAAGAAGTACCACATGCGGGACATCCTGGCGAGGGCAGGTGGTGATGGTAAGAGCCATTATCGTATAGGAAATGAAGGAAACGACAAGCAGGACGACTTCCGCGATGACAAAAGGGGAGACCACCTGAGCATCTCCCATGAAGGAGAGGATAAGGTAGTGGAAGAGGAAGTGTGCGAACTGCAAGAGGAGCTCGAGAGGAATCCAAACGCCAATGAATATGAACAAGAAATAAGGGAATTACCTGAATTTGTCAGATCAACCAAATATGAGTGTTGGGAATTATACAAAAGGAACAGAATAAATAGCAGAATTCATCAGTTCGATTATCCATACTAtaaaagagagagagacaCAAGCAATATATTTAGCATCATGGTCATGGGAGAcaagggaaaggggaaaagtcTCTTGACAATGAACTTggtaaataatttattaaatttttttgaagaagtaTATCTTGTAGATATTGATGTGGGACAGCCGATCATAGGAATAAGTGGTTTCCTGtccatatataaaataaagtgcccattaaataattataatttttttcagaaaaaatccaagtgtattaaaaaaatattttttggaggATGCTctattgaagaaaatatcccTTATTATATTGAATGCCTGGaatatttgtatttttactTATTCTACATATactttgagaaaaaaaagaaaaggagaagagtaTCCCATCGAATGAATGAATATTGCTATCCTGTAGTGATTAACACATTCGGATGGGTTAGAAATATTGGGTTGCTCCTTCTAAACTTAAATATCCATCTAAGTTATTGTAACTTTATCGTCCAAATTGATTCACTAAAATGTGATGAAAAGGTAAAGAGCAAATTGAACAGAGAAGAATTGGTGTCTTACCTGTTTAATGATTTTCTGCTGATCAAACTAGGTAGACGAAACGACATGTATACCATCTTAAATTTGAACAATGAAAATGTATCCGTAATCTCGGAGCCACATTCCCTCTTTAACGTTATCAGTGAGTATAGTAATTTgaaagaaaacaattttttatttcacaaaTTTGACATGTCTttcgaaagggagaaaattattaataATAAGACCTACCACGACAGGTCGGATACTAATTTTAAAGAGAGAGAGTGCGAAGCGCACATGAGGGATATTAACAAAGTGAATGTGAATACCTGTCCACAGGGGAGTTGTGACTTCAAGGGGAATGGCCATCCCAGGTACAGTAACAAAGAAGTGCCAGATATTGAGAAACAGAAAAGGATAGAAAATCAAAGTGGTATTAAAAATTACGACATATCATTCGGAAGTGAGGAAAAATACGACtacttaaagaaaaaaatgaaatttttttttggctggAATTGTGTAAGGGTAATAAATTTTGTAAGCTATGAAAAAATCCTATCACATGACAATATGCATGGCTTATTGAAGAAATCGGAAGACTGTTCCATCCAAGCGAGAAGATTAAGGTGGtttcgaattttttcttactttttttacaagtttaataagataattttttattcctacaGCCCATCGTTTGGCGACGCCCTGAGGGATCGCTATGGCCATTCGCGTTGCAACTCTCATCGCACATCAAGTGCGGGAGAAATGAAGGAGCAAGCAACGTTACACCAGGAAGGAGACCCCCGCGGAGACAATGGAACTGCTATGGATAAGGGTTTCCTAACTGGAAAGGAGCTATCTACAAATGATAATCCCTTGGAAGGAGTATGTCACGACAAAATTAAGTACACCGTTAGTGAATGTGAAGTAGGACAAACCAATTTGACGACGAAGGAATGTTCGACCCAGATTTATAAACCCCCTCAAAGCAATGGACCACTATTCAACTGtgccatttttaatttaaagaaTATTAAGTTGAGCAGCTTAGTTTTTAATAGGTACTACTTTAACTTATTTCCCCATGGGTACTTCAACGCCAGCAGATTCTTCTTTAATAATGTCATATGTCTTTGTAAGGATGTGAATGTGGCTAGCAGTGCATCCCGAAGTAAACGCAAATGGGGGGGAAATCATGGGGAGTTAATGGGGAGTTACGAAATGGGGGAGAGGCGTGAAGACGATGTTGAAGGAAACAGGGTGGATTATTACATCGATCGGTTATATATAAAcgcaaattttaaaaatgcaaattctTTCATTAAGGAGGAGTATTTTAGGGAGAATAATGTCCAGTTAGTTCCCCTGCGCGAGAATTTCACTTGTCTGTTAACAGCATATGTAAAATTAATTGATAATTTCAGACTCATAATTTATCTACCCTTCTGGTTTCGGGAGTTCGATTTACTTTCCAGTGTTGATACGTTTGTTGTCGGCACGCAGCTTGCCCCCAGGTACATGGACGACATGATTAATgagtatttattttattatgatGTAATTACTGAGAAGGGGGATGAGATGATGGATGGGAACCAAATGGGGAATCCCACCGAGGTAGGCCCGGCTTGTTGA